One Archangium violaceum genomic window, CCGGCGACACAACTGGCGCACAAGCCGGCGCAGCTCAGCTTCGAGGAAGCCGCCGGGGCGGTGATGTCGGGCGTGACGGCGCTGGTGGCCATGCGCGATGTCGCTCGCGTCCGCGCGGGTCAGCAGGTGCTCGTCAACGGTGCCTCCGGTGGCCTGGGGACGTTCGCCGTGCAGATCGCCAGGGCCTTGGGTGCCAGGGTCACGGGCGTGTGCAGCACGAGGAACGTCGAGCTGGTGCGTTCGCTCGGGGCCTCCCACGTCATCGACTACACGCGGACGAGCTACCCGGAGCAGGACGCGCGCTACGACGTCGTGATGGACAACGTGATGAACCACCCTCCGTCGGTCTCGGCGCGCGTCCTCACCGCGAATGGAGTGTTGCTGCCCAACAGCATCGGCACCCACAAGTGGCTGGGAACGCTGCCCAGCATGGCGTTCGGGGCGCTCTTCAAGTCCAGGCAGTGGCGCACGATTCAATTCGTCCCGTCACGCAAGAACCTCGAGGACATCGGCGCGCTGATTCAATCGGGCGCCGTGAAGGTCGTGATCGACAGGACCTATCCGCTCGCGCACGCCGGCCAGGCCGTGGCGCACATGGTGAGCAGGCGCGCGCGCGGACAGATCGTGATCAGCGCCATGTAGGCAACGGCGAGCAGGCGTCCCCCCTTCTGTGCACTGGGATGGAGGGTCGTCCAGGAGGGCCGCGCGACACGCATTGGACGGCGCA contains:
- a CDS encoding NAD(P)-dependent alcohol dehydrogenase — encoded protein: MRTILQSGYGEPERVLVQGESDIPTPGDGEVLVRVHATSVNTPDCIATLGVPYALRLVSGLRAPRSPVRGSDVAGVVEAVGAHVTGFAPGDAVFGSVWTGGYKRGAPGTFCEYTVVPATQLAHKPAQLSFEEAAGAVMSGVTALVAMRDVARVRAGQQVLVNGASGGLGTFAVQIARALGARVTGVCSTRNVELVRSLGASHVIDYTRTSYPEQDARYDVVMDNVMNHPPSVSARVLTANGVLLPNSIGTHKWLGTLPSMAFGALFKSRQWRTIQFVPSRKNLEDIGALIQSGAVKVVIDRTYPLAHAGQAVAHMVSRRARGQIVISAM